The genomic stretch TCCTTGCTGGCCAACGCCAGCGAATCACTGGGCTCGGCCAGCGAAATGCTCAACAACTTTGCCGCCACCCTTGACCCCGCCCACCGCAGAACCGCGATAGGCATTGCGCAACTGGTGATGCTGGGTGAATTGGCGGTGAATCAGGCGCTGGATCATGTTGAGGTGAAGGACTGAATTACAGCTGTTCTGGCAGGCATAAAAAAACCGGTCATCGCGACCGGTTTTTTTGTTTCCGTATCCCTGGATGTTTTCTGTCAAGAAACGCCTGAAAGCAAACTTTCATAAGGAATTCGCAATCCATCGTGCAGACGTTTAATCATCGACAGGCTCAGTTTTCGTTTGCGGTTCAGTACTTCTGACACGCGTCCGCTGGTGCCAATGAAAGGCTCCAGGTCACGAGGAGTCAGGCCTTGCTGTTCCATGCGAAATTTAATTGCCTCAATCGGATCAGACGGCGGTATTGGGTAATGTTCTTCTTCGTACTTCTCGATGAGTAGCACGAGGATTTCCAGTTCATCACCTTCAGTCGAGCCGACTTCAGCTCCCCAGAGCTGTTCCACTCGTGTCAACGCCGCAGTCAGGTCTTCCGGGCTGCGAATTGGCTTGATGTTCATTACACGGTCTCCGCGTTGATCTGGTCATACTGGGCATGGGTGCCGACGAACCGGATGAAGCCAAGCTGCCGCTGGTAATCAATTGCCAGAATCACTCGATATTTATTGCCACCGATATTGAAGACAACCCTTGCACCCTTGAGGATGCTGGCTGTTCTGAGTTCGGCCTTGATCTCTTGTGGCGTGCGGTAGAGTGCCTTTTCCATATGGCGATACCATTCAACCAGCGGGGTCTGGGAATCAAAGTGAGCCGGATTGTTCTCCCAAAATTCCCGCAAGGTTGCTCTTGCAATTATCCGCATCCATGCCTCCTCCCGTTTTGGGAGATATTAGTCTTCGCCTAGCAGAGATGCAATCTCTGATATCCATTGAGCAAAGCGGGTGAGTCGCTTTGTCGTAAGCGTAGGGGCCCACGTTGAAGCATGTGATCTGAATTATTTATCAAGGAGTGACGGCTTGGGGTTTCATCAAATGACGGACATTAAAAAACCGGTCATCAGGACCGGTTTCTCAATTCATCTTCAACGTTGCTGCAAAACCTTGAGCGCCGCCGAGGCCAGGAATCCGGAGCGGCTTTTCTCTTCCGGGTGGTGCAACACGTATTCATCGATACGATTGAGTAGATAGCCCGGCAATGTGATGTTGAGTTTCTGAGCTTTGCCCAGGTATTTGGTTACATCGATGTCCACCAACGCCCACGTGCAGCCAGCGTATTTTGGATTGGCGGCATGCAACGTGACCTTGTTGGCGGGCGGGATCGGTGAACCGTCTTCGGCCAGAATCTCGAAGTGGCCTTCGATGGCTTCTCGGGCCATGGCCATTGCGTCGTCCAGATCATCTCCAGCGGAGAAGCAGCCCGGAATATCCGGCACCTCCACTCCCCAGGCATGTCCTTCATCACCCATTGAAATCGCGATCGGGTAAAGCATATGTGTTGTCCTCCTGGACGCTGCTGACCGAGCGAGTCAAAGCAACGCCTGCTGCAAAATACTGATGGCCGTTTTCTTGAGCAGATCTTTCTTCGGGTGAGGCACCGTAACCAGACCAGGTTTGGTCGGATGCTTGAAGTGATGATGACTACCCTTGATCCGCACCAGATACCAACC from Pseudomonas allokribbensis encodes the following:
- a CDS encoding helix-turn-helix domain-containing protein, with product MNIKPIRSPEDLTAALTRVEQLWGAEVGSTEGDELEILVLLIEKYEEEHYPIPPSDPIEAIKFRMEQQGLTPRDLEPFIGTSGRVSEVLNRKRKLSLSMIKRLHDGLRIPYESLLSGVS
- a CDS encoding type II toxin-antitoxin system HigB family toxin; amino-acid sequence: MRIIARATLREFWENNPAHFDSQTPLVEWYRHMEKALYRTPQEIKAELRTASILKGARVVFNIGGNKYRVILAIDYQRQLGFIRFVGTHAQYDQINAETV
- a CDS encoding type II toxin-antitoxin system HicB family antitoxin, with amino-acid sequence MLYPIAISMGDEGHAWGVEVPDIPGCFSAGDDLDDAMAMAREAIEGHFEILAEDGSPIPPANKVTLHAANPKYAGCTWALVDIDVTKYLGKAQKLNITLPGYLLNRIDEYVLHHPEEKSRSGFLASAALKVLQQR
- a CDS encoding type II toxin-antitoxin system HicA family toxin, producing MNSRFLIGQLVADGWYLVRIKGSHHHFKHPTKPGLVTVPHPKKDLLKKTAISILQQALL